Proteins encoded by one window of Candidatus Stoquefichus sp. SB1:
- a CDS encoding DUF1846 domain-containing protein: protein MKKAFSNELYVELQSKHIQERIDQFDNKLYLEFGGKLFDDNHASRVLPGFEPDSKLKMLLTLKDKVEVIIAVCAKDLERHKVRRDLGISYDDEVLRLIGEYNRVGLYVGSVTITQYQHQNAADTFKKKIENSGIKVFMQYPIEGYPHDVDHIISSEGFGKNDYITTSKPLVVVTAPGPGSGKMATCLSQLYHEHLHGIHAGYAKFETFPVWNLPLKHPVNLAYEAATIDLNDVNMIDPFHLEKYNETTVNYNRDIEIFPVLNAMFKKIFGESPYASPTDMGVNMAGYAIIDDEAAKDASCREIVRRYYHAQVDFLMGKINNKSLEKMQMLLSQANVDAKNRKCAIVAKEVAKIRQVPACAIELNDGQLISGKTSSLLRSSSAALLNALKYLAGIHQEIELISPAMLQSILSLKNDYLNIKNPLLDIDEVLLTLTIASSTEPNAKKCLEVLPLLKDCEIHSTVILSNKDMATLRNLQMNLTCDPKYATA from the coding sequence ATGAAAAAGGCATTTAGTAATGAATTATATGTAGAATTACAATCAAAACATATTCAAGAAAGAATTGACCAATTCGATAATAAATTATACTTAGAATTTGGTGGTAAGCTTTTTGATGATAATCATGCGTCACGTGTTTTGCCTGGCTTTGAACCAGACAGTAAACTAAAGATGTTGCTTACCTTAAAAGATAAAGTAGAAGTCATTATCGCTGTTTGTGCAAAAGATTTAGAGCGTCATAAAGTGAGACGAGATTTAGGAATTTCATATGATGATGAAGTGTTACGATTAATTGGTGAATACAACCGTGTTGGTTTATATGTTGGTAGTGTCACAATTACTCAATATCAGCATCAAAATGCTGCTGATACATTTAAGAAAAAAATTGAAAACAGTGGGATAAAAGTTTTTATGCAATATCCTATTGAAGGTTATCCTCATGATGTTGATCATATCATTTCATCTGAGGGATTTGGAAAAAATGATTATATCACAACTTCTAAACCTTTGGTTGTTGTGACTGCTCCAGGACCTGGTTCAGGAAAAATGGCAACTTGCTTATCTCAATTATATCATGAACACCTTCATGGTATTCATGCTGGTTATGCAAAGTTTGAAACTTTCCCAGTTTGGAATTTACCATTAAAGCATCCTGTCAATTTAGCCTATGAAGCAGCAACAATTGATTTAAATGATGTGAATATGATTGACCCATTCCATCTAGAAAAATATAACGAAACAACTGTCAATTATAATCGTGATATCGAGATTTTCCCAGTTTTAAATGCTATGTTTAAAAAAATATTTGGTGAATCACCTTATGCTTCACCAACTGATATGGGTGTCAACATGGCTGGTTATGCAATTATTGATGATGAAGCCGCTAAAGATGCAAGTTGTCGAGAAATTGTCAGACGTTATTATCATGCGCAAGTTGATTTTCTAATGGGTAAAATCAACAACAAATCATTAGAAAAAATGCAAATGTTATTATCACAGGCAAATGTTGATGCGAAAAATCGTAAATGTGCAATTGTGGCTAAAGAAGTTGCCAAAATCAGGCAAGTTCCTGCTTGTGCTATTGAATTAAATGATGGACAACTGATTAGTGGAAAAACATCTTCATTATTACGTTCTTCTAGTGCGGCATTATTGAATGCCTTGAAATATCTAGCTGGCATTCATCAGGAAATTGAATTAATTTCTCCTGCTATGCTGCAATCTATTCTTTCATTAAAGAATGATTATTTGAATATTAAAAATCCGCTATTAGATATTGATGAAGTTTTATTAACACTTACAATTGCTTCATCAACTGAACCTAATGCAAAAAAATGTTTAGAGGTTTTACCATTGTTAAAAGATTGCGAAATACATTCAACTGTTATTCTTAGCAATAAAGATATGGCAACCCTCAGAAATCTACAAATGAATTTAACTTGTGATCCTAAGTATGCAACTGCTTAG